A window of Candidatus Zixiibacteriota bacterium contains these coding sequences:
- a CDS encoding nuclear transport factor 2 family protein — MKSYKSVIGIMLLVILIQGCQTTVDVDKEKEALLQADRDFSKLSEEIGALKAFSQYLTEDAVQLPTRSYPIVGREAIYKSMDVPGSNYVMKWEPQSAEAAKSGDFGYTWGFYTVIQPDSTGEERTSYGKYFNVWKKQEDGSWKVAVGMGN; from the coding sequence ATGAAATCGTACAAATCCGTTATTGGGATAATGCTTCTGGTTATACTAATTCAGGGATGCCAAACCACGGTTGATGTTGATAAGGAAAAGGAAGCATTGCTTCAAGCCGACAGGGATTTTTCAAAGCTTTCCGAGGAAATAGGCGCCTTGAAGGCATTTAGTCAATATCTTACGGAAGATGCCGTTCAATTACCAACCCGGTCATACCCGATTGTTGGCAGAGAGGCTATTTATAAAAGCATGGATGTTCCCGGTAGTAATTATGTAATGAAATGGGAGCCGCAAAGTGCCGAAGCAGCCAAATCCGGAGATTTTGGCTACACCTGGGGTTTTTATACAGTCATCCAGCCCGATTCAACCGGTGAGGAGAGAACCAGCTACGGCAAATACTTCAATGTTTGGAAAAAACAGGAAGATGGGTCATGGAAAGTTGCTGTTGGTATGGGTAATTGA
- a CDS encoding GNAT family acetyltransferase produces MKIRAYQESDEKDVVKLWQEAFPDSPAWNDPVLDIKRKLAVQRELFLVAEIESNIVGTAMAGFDGHRGWVYYVAVRRQYRRHGIGKALMRSAEEKLALIGCPKLNLQVRSTNHEVIAFYKELGYNVEERISLSKRLSNQSDNIQEYEKG; encoded by the coding sequence ATGAAAATACGAGCATACCAAGAATCAGATGAAAAAGATGTAGTCAAACTCTGGCAAGAAGCATTTCCCGATTCGCCGGCTTGGAATGACCCTGTTTTGGATATTAAAAGGAAATTGGCTGTCCAGCGAGAGCTGTTTTTAGTGGCTGAAATCGAATCTAATATAGTCGGGACGGCTATGGCTGGGTTTGATGGTCATCGTGGCTGGGTCTATTATGTCGCAGTCAGACGGCAATATCGACGGCATGGTATCGGCAAAGCCTTAATGCGTTCGGCGGAGGAAAAACTTGCCCTTATCGGCTGCCCAAAATTAAACCTTCAGGTGCGCTCGACAAATCATGAAGTTATAGCTTTTTATAAGGAACTTGGCTATAATGTTGAGGAACGCATAAGCCTGAGCAAACGCCTGAGCAATCAATCAGACAATATACAAGAATATGAGAAAGGATAG
- a CDS encoding class I SAM-dependent methyltransferase gives MPANWIDIPQISFNALLLLERVQLSWLPKWGMPETELAIALQANPAVEWYMRSKCPETNGWLDKVMIDDKHPSNPDVIRQAEISVLQSIDDLIVYAVNPDAYDKLAFHGWDSGELLSIADFNGKTVIDIGAGTGRLAFIAARLCRTLFAVEPVDNLRAFIKDKAARLGLSNVYCIDGLIADIPFPDRFADITMCAHVFGDEPAEEYREMMRATKPGGMIILCPGNNDIDNERHQFLIEKGFEWSSFEEPGNGIKRKYWKTM, from the coding sequence ATGCCCGCTAACTGGATAGACATCCCGCAAATATCATTCAATGCCCTGCTTCTGCTCGAACGGGTTCAGCTTAGCTGGCTGCCGAAATGGGGAATGCCCGAAACCGAACTGGCTATTGCCCTGCAGGCCAACCCGGCTGTCGAATGGTATATGCGCAGCAAATGCCCCGAAACAAATGGCTGGCTTGATAAAGTGATGATAGACGACAAACATCCAAGCAACCCGGATGTTATCCGTCAGGCGGAAATATCCGTTTTACAATCAATCGATGACCTTATCGTATATGCAGTCAATCCCGATGCCTATGACAAATTAGCTTTTCATGGCTGGGACTCAGGCGAGCTTCTGTCAATCGCTGATTTTAACGGCAAAACCGTAATCGATATTGGCGCCGGTACAGGACGTCTTGCATTCATAGCCGCGCGGTTGTGCCGGACTCTGTTCGCTGTCGAACCTGTTGACAATCTGCGGGCGTTTATCAAAGATAAAGCGGCAAGACTCGGTTTAAGCAATGTTTACTGCATCGATGGGCTTATCGCTGATATCCCATTCCCCGACCGGTTTGCTGATATTACTATGTGCGCTCATGTTTTCGGCGATGAGCCTGCGGAAGAATACCGCGAAATGATGCGGGCAACAAAACCCGGCGGGATGATTATTCTCTGCCCGGGCAACAATGACATTGATAACGAAAGACATCAATTCCTGATAGAAAAGGGTTTCGAATGGTCAAGCTTTGAGGAGCCGGGAAATGGCATCAAACGAAAATACTGGAAAACAATGTAA
- a CDS encoding DUF4433 domain-containing protein, with product MIISSIQEIINQWSAKVEPSWWSKYLFHYSDIDNVIKILNEGYLYSRNLAKNKNLLTIDSARQDVIQNTDDWVHDYARLYFRPKTPALHNIEGFCPEGICSPKYKAHCPIPIYLVFDSVKVLSMTDIKFSDESLAGSNCEVYDNVINLEYLPFEKIYHNFPVSELEKRNIVYHRHAEVVVPLYLPLENNLSFIVCRSEAERETLNTLLDYNIRQKYINKIKASPLCCFCKRQFISKVILNSDTIEIKYNRVLLAPFNYEYVIEYKDGKKSMIFFNNPVPKFKLNHLSDNYTFKILIDNHIAYCGEFVALPF from the coding sequence ATTATTATTAGCAGTATTCAAGAAATCATTAATCAGTGGTCTGCAAAAGTTGAACCATCTTGGTGGTCAAAATATCTATTCCATTATTCTGATATTGACAATGTAATTAAAATACTTAATGAAGGATATTTATACTCTCGCAATCTTGCTAAAAATAAAAATTTGTTGACTATTGATAGCGCTCGTCAGGATGTTATTCAAAACACTGATGATTGGGTACATGATTATGCAAGATTATATTTCAGACCTAAAACGCCAGCATTACATAATATTGAAGGATTTTGCCCCGAAGGTATTTGTTCACCTAAATATAAAGCCCATTGCCCAATCCCAATTTATTTAGTATTTGATTCTGTTAAAGTGCTTTCAATGACTGATATTAAATTTAGCGATGAAAGTCTTGCCGGTTCTAATTGTGAAGTTTATGATAATGTAATCAATCTCGAATATCTTCCGTTTGAAAAAATTTATCACAATTTTCCTGTAAGCGAATTAGAAAAGAGAAATATAGTATATCACAGGCATGCTGAGGTAGTTGTACCGTTATATTTGCCATTAGAAAATAATCTATCGTTTATCGTATGTCGATCTGAGGCAGAAAGAGAAACTTTAAATACTTTATTAGATTATAATATAAGACAAAAATATATAAATAAAATAAAAGCGTCCCCTTTATGTTGTTTCTGTAAGAGGCAATTTATTTCAAAAGTTATTCTTAATAGCGATACTATAGAAATCAAATATAATAGGGTTTTATTAGCTCCTTTCAATTATGAATATGTTATTGAATATAAAGATGGAAAAAAAAGCATGATATTTTTTAATAATCCAGTTCCTAAATTTAAACTAAATCATTTAAGTGATAATTATACTTTTAAGATTCTTATTGATAATCACATAGCATATTGCGGGGAGTTTGTTGCTTTACCGTTTTGA
- a CDS encoding macro domain-containing protein: MYIEVDENIFESPAQTLVNTVNTVGAMGKGLAKEFKRLFPEMFKEYQKRCENRKTNIGSLWLYRTPNKWVLNFPTKKHWRQPSNISYVEEGLKSFVKSYSRARINSIAFPKLGCGNGELDWNDVSPLMKRYLYKLPIDIYVHITEKPLIPEHKDIKEMRKWLMNEPSAYSFNSLKTDLIDLLQDKNRFAISNNEEFFASKINEGIEIDFENNKSILQWEGDNTGFGLLELWQFVRDKKMCRITDIKELGIDNPDSVLALLSKLPIFKPLKIISNGGIQAIQLEHTIDDLTLFDNCSDESEIKSL; the protein is encoded by the coding sequence ATGTATATAGAAGTTGATGAAAACATATTTGAATCTCCTGCTCAGACATTAGTAAATACAGTTAATACTGTCGGAGCGATGGGAAAAGGTTTAGCTAAGGAATTTAAGCGACTATTTCCTGAGATGTTTAAAGAATATCAAAAACGATGTGAAAATAGAAAAACTAATATTGGCTCTTTGTGGTTATATAGAACACCGAACAAGTGGGTTCTAAACTTCCCTACTAAAAAACATTGGAGACAACCATCAAATATTTCTTACGTCGAGGAAGGTCTCAAGTCGTTTGTAAAAAGCTACAGCCGCGCTAGAATTAATTCTATTGCTTTCCCAAAATTGGGATGCGGCAATGGAGAGTTAGATTGGAATGATGTAAGTCCTTTAATGAAGAGATATTTATACAAATTACCTATCGATATTTATGTGCATATTACCGAGAAGCCATTAATTCCAGAGCATAAAGATATTAAAGAAATGCGCAAATGGTTAATGAACGAACCTTCAGCATATTCTTTCAATTCTTTAAAAACTGATTTGATTGATTTACTGCAAGATAAAAATAGATTTGCTATCTCTAACAATGAGGAGTTTTTTGCCAGCAAAATTAATGAAGGAATTGAAATAGATTTTGAAAATAATAAATCAATTTTGCAATGGGAAGGTGATAACACTGGATTTGGTTTATTAGAATTATGGCAATTTGTTCGCGATAAAAAAATGTGCAGGATAACAGATATAAAAGAATTAGGAATAGATAATCCTGATAGTGTTTTGGCTCTATTATCTAAGCTGCCAATCTTCAAGCCATTAAAGATAATTAGTAATGGTGGAATACAAGCAATTCAGCTTGAACACACAATAGATGATTTAACGCTTTTTGATAATTGCTCGGATGAAAGCGAAATAAAATCCCTCTAA